A DNA window from bacterium contains the following coding sequences:
- a CDS encoding DEAD/DEAH box helicase family protein, translated as MALHKKFPKDKFAILEPEIRWFPADEALREQGYEKLLPPFVPELRKKVKEWRDTGYDGASPTSKALLNWWFKQEHLAYGADGDTFLFQYYFAQREAVETIVWLYDVSGVRNKYDLLPFDSLGRVSPNMFDEDWLRLVIKMATGSGKTKVMSLLLAWSYFHKLYERESELSRNFLLITPNIIVLERIKTDFDGLKIFYQDPVLPDNGYEGRSWQDDFQITLHLQDDLTAISPTGNIFLTNIHRVYESDVKEASFNDEDLTDYFLGQKPVSKTNESLIELSNVVRDIDEMVIFNDEAHHIHDPKMAWFKSIQDINNKLKLKDKQIALQIDCTATPKHNNGGIFVQTISDYPLVEAIHQGVVKTPVLPDEASRGKLRERQSAIFTEKYEDYINLGIAEWRKTYKELEPTGKKAILFIMTDDTKNCDEVQAYLEKNYADLNGKVLTIHTNKSGDITEKVTGKAKEELDRLRKQANDIDRRESPYEVIVSVLMLKEGWDVKNVTTIVGLRAYSAQSNILPEQTLGRGLRRMFFGREDVEEYVSVIGTPAFMDFVESIKAEGVELEKRKMDSTTKAVTPTVIEIDHNNPKKDIHRLDIELPILTPRIQREYKNLADLKPAGFKNAKLKVKQFNEQEQREIVFKHVVEEKIHHTTILESNIEPNYQSVIGFFAHSIMRELRLFGCYDVLFGKVKDFVQMYLFEAGVDLEDKNILRNLSELEATKTILETFKKAINELTVKDVGDAEIKNYIKVSNSRPFVVNDRAYLVPKKSVFNRIVGDSQFELDFADFLERLSDDEVVSFTKNYYEVHFKIDYKNADGTIANYYPDFFVKTDDKTVYIVETKGREDLDDPLKITRLAQWCDDANNRQKKIEYKMLYVKQEDWDKYKPNNWNDIIQVFSPAESGLPR; from the coding sequence ATGGCACTGCATAAAAAATTTCCCAAAGATAAGTTTGCGATTTTAGAGCCGGAGATTCGCTGGTTTCCGGCGGATGAGGCTTTGCGTGAGCAGGGTTATGAAAAACTGCTCCCGCCCTTTGTGCCGGAGCTTAGGAAAAAAGTTAAGGAGTGGCGGGATACAGGGTATGATGGGGCAAGCCCGACCTCGAAGGCTCTTTTGAATTGGTGGTTTAAGCAGGAGCATTTGGCTTATGGGGCGGATGGTGATACCTTCTTATTTCAGTATTACTTTGCCCAGCGTGAAGCGGTTGAAACGATTGTCTGGCTTTATGATGTTTCGGGTGTCCGAAATAAATATGACCTTCTTCCTTTTGATTCTCTGGGCCGGGTAAGCCCGAATATGTTTGATGAGGACTGGCTGAGACTTGTTATCAAAATGGCGACCGGAAGCGGTAAAACAAAAGTAATGAGTTTGCTTCTGGCATGGTCATATTTCCATAAACTTTATGAGCGGGAGTCAGAGCTTTCCCGGAACTTTCTTTTGATCACGCCGAATATTATTGTCCTTGAGCGCATCAAGACCGATTTTGACGGGTTAAAGATATTTTATCAGGATCCTGTTTTGCCGGATAACGGCTATGAAGGAAGAAGCTGGCAGGATGATTTTCAGATAACTTTGCATTTGCAGGACGATTTAACGGCGATTTCTCCGACCGGTAATATATTTCTTACTAACATTCACCGGGTCTATGAGAGCGATGTTAAAGAGGCGTCTTTTAACGATGAGGATTTAACGGATTATTTCTTAGGTCAAAAGCCGGTCTCAAAGACAAACGAGTCATTGATTGAATTAAGCAACGTGGTTCGGGATATTGACGAGATGGTTATTTTTAATGATGAAGCGCATCATATACACGACCCGAAGATGGCATGGTTTAAGTCCATTCAGGATATAAATAATAAACTCAAGCTAAAGGATAAGCAAATCGCTTTACAGATAGATTGCACCGCAACGCCGAAGCATAATAACGGCGGGATTTTTGTTCAGACTATTTCGGACTATCCCCTTGTTGAGGCAATCCACCAGGGCGTTGTTAAAACTCCGGTGTTGCCGGATGAAGCAAGCCGAGGGAAATTGCGGGAACGCCAAAGCGCTATATTTACCGAAAAATATGAAGATTATATCAATCTTGGCATTGCAGAATGGCGGAAGACGTATAAAGAGCTTGAACCTACCGGGAAAAAAGCGATTTTGTTCATCATGACGGATGATACAAAGAACTGTGATGAGGTGCAGGCATATTTGGAAAAGAATTATGCCGATCTAAACGGTAAGGTCTTAACGATTCACACTAATAAAAGCGGTGATATAACCGAAAAGGTCACCGGCAAAGCCAAAGAGGAGCTTGACCGGCTTCGTAAGCAGGCGAATGATATTGACAGACGGGAAAGTCCTTATGAAGTTATTGTTTCCGTCTTAATGTTAAAAGAGGGCTGGGACGTTAAGAATGTGACGACGATTGTCGGGCTTCGGGCGTATTCAGCACAGTCGAATATTCTGCCGGAGCAGACGCTTGGCCGCGGCTTACGCCGGATGTTTTTCGGCCGGGAAGATGTTGAAGAATACGTCAGTGTTATTGGCACTCCGGCTTTCATGGATTTTGTCGAGTCTATAAAAGCTGAAGGTGTTGAATTGGAAAAGCGGAAAATGGACTCAACGACAAAAGCGGTCACACCGACAGTTATTGAAATTGACCATAATAATCCAAAGAAAGATATTCACCGGTTGGATATAGAGCTTCCTATTCTAACTCCGAGGATTCAACGGGAATATAAGAACTTGGCAGACTTAAAACCTGCCGGATTCAAGAACGCAAAGCTCAAGGTAAAGCAGTTTAACGAACAGGAACAGCGCGAGATTGTCTTTAAGCACGTTGTCGAGGAAAAGATTCATCATACGACCATTCTTGAAAGCAATATTGAGCCGAATTATCAGAGCGTTATCGGTTTTTTTGCCCATAGCATTATGCGGGAGCTCCGCCTGTTCGGATGTTATGACGTTTTATTCGGCAAGGTAAAGGACTTTGTGCAGATGTATCTATTCGAGGCAGGAGTTGACCTTGAGGATAAAAACATATTAAGAAACCTATCGGAACTTGAAGCGACAAAAACGATACTCGAAACATTTAAAAAGGCGATTAACGAGTTGACGGTTAAGGATGTCGGAGACGCCGAGATAAAGAATTATATCAAGGTGAGCAATAGCCGGCCATTTGTTGTGAATGACAGGGCTTATCTGGTGCCGAAAAAGAGCGTTTTTAATCGAATTGTCGGCGACAGCCAGTTTGAACTTGATTTCGCCGATTTTTTGGAGCGATTGAGCGATGATGAGGTTGTTTCGTTTACAAAGAATTATTACGAAGTGCATTTCAAGATAGACTATAAAAATGCAGATGGAACGATTGCCAATTATTACCCGGACTTTTTTGTTAAGACTGATGATAAAACAGTTTATATCGTTGAAACAAAAGGGCGTGAGGATTTAGACGACCCCTTAAAGATAACAAGGCTTGCCCAGTGGTGTGATGACGC